The Clostridium sp. DL-VIII DNA window GATGTGTATCCATTGGAAAACCATCTGTATCATAGCCTGAACCATTTGTATGAATTTCTATAACATGATCAAGTGGTAACTTTCCAATATAATCATAAACATCCCATCCCCTATATTTTGCTGTAAGCTTTGCATGTGTTATGTCAAGTAAAAAAGATACGTCATTTTCAATTATTATTTTACAAATTTGTTCTGGCATTATATACGGATAGAGATCAAATACCTTGCGATCATGTGGTGTATCTGGTGAATTTTCAAGCAATAATGGTACTGATAAATTCTTTTTAAAAAACTGAATTTGTTCAGACATACGTTTGTATATATCCTCTTCACTCATTCCTTCAAACATATCCTTAGACCTTATAGCAAGATGGAGGCCGTAATGAGGTGAATCGCACTTTTTTATAATACTATTTGCAGAATTAAAATTAATCTTTTCTATGTCATTCATTCCTGTATTTTCAAAATAACCCAACCCATGTACTAAAATAGGCCTCATTGAACGCATCGTTTTAAAATCATTATCAAAATTTCCATATCCAAATGATTTAATATAATCGATTTTTACTGAATCTTTCTCAATAAGAATTTTCAAAGCTTTTGACCAGTTACATCCAATATCCATATCAATATTCTCCCTTCATGTACTTGAAATGTATTCAACTATATCGCTACTATAATTGACTTATAAACCATTTTATGTAATATAAGTTTATTATATCATAACATTTAAAACCGTATTATTCAATTTTCAAAGAACTTCTTTCTTATCATTTACTACTTCAAATCTACAAAATATGTTTTAGTTTTTATAGAATTATACATTAACTAAATATAGATAAACAAATTAAAAACTTGATTTGTTTATCTATATAATAATTTTTAACTTATTTAATTATTTCACTTCAGTTTTACACGTAATTAAATTAGAATAGTTAATTGCCCATTTACATAAGTCATTTAAAATTGGCAAAAGACTTATTCCATAATCCGTAAGTGAATATTCCACTTTTGGAGGTACTTGGTTATAAATAACTCTATTTATAAGCTGTCTTTCTTCTAGAGCTCTAAGCTGTTGAGTTAACATTTTTTGTGTAATATTAGGTAAACTTCTTTTTAACTCATTAAAACGCATAGTTTTTTTCCCTAGATTCCAAATAATAAGATTTTTCCATTTACCACCTATTATATCTAATGTTAGCTCCATAGAACAATTATATTGAATACCTTTAAATTCCATCATTTATAATCCACCTCATATATCTTCAAACACTAATTATGGTATACAAATAGTAACCATGTTCCTAAAAAGTGCGTACTTGTTAATATTACCGCAATCATATAAA harbors:
- a CDS encoding DUF692 family multinuclear iron-containing protein → MDIGCNWSKALKILIEKDSVKIDYIKSFGYGNFDNDFKTMRSMRPILVHGLGYFENTGMNDIEKINFNSANSIIKKCDSPHYGLHLAIRSKDMFEGMSEEDIYKRMSEQIQFFKKNLSVPLLLENSPDTPHDRKVFDLYPYIMPEQICKIIIENDVSFLLDITHAKLTAKYRGWDVYDYIGKLPLDHVIEIHTNGSGYDTDGFPMDTHQAMEEEDHKLLEWVLKRANPKIVTLEFNEVETDDYDKVIDSLENQLNRIHSICNSNK
- a CDS encoding helix-turn-helix domain-containing protein, with the translated sequence MMEFKGIQYNCSMELTLDIIGGKWKNLIIWNLGKKTMRFNELKRSLPNITQKMLTQQLRALEERQLINRVIYNQVPPKVEYSLTDYGISLLPILNDLCKWAINYSNLITCKTEVK